From a single Apium graveolens cultivar Ventura chromosome 2, ASM990537v1, whole genome shotgun sequence genomic region:
- the LOC141696564 gene encoding mitogen-activated protein kinase kinase kinase NPK1-like → MELAELDVLRNAIVGLLGVNDLSTEQRKRLTIAVEPTSGRTVAHVRKLEEEVKLLKNLSHPNIVRYLGTTREDDSLNILLEFVPGGSFSSLLEKFGSFPESVLRMYTKQLLPGLECLHKNGIMHRDIKGANIIFDNKGCIKLADFGASKKVVELATMTGAKSMKGTPYWMAPELYNYIFVDECIRVKFSAASPSRKWIKFWDVD, encoded by the exons ATGGAGTTAGCTGAGTTGGATGTGCTGCGAAATGCGATAGTTGGACTCCTAGGAGTAAATGATCTATCAACTGAACAAAGAAAGAGGCTTACCATTGCAGTAGAGCCAACATCAGGGAGAACTGTT GCTCATGTTCGgaaacttgaggaggaagtgaaGTTGTTAAAGAATCTCTCTCATCCAAACATTGTT AGATATCTTGGAACTACTAGAGAGGATGATTCACTTAATATTTTATTAGAGTTTGTTCCAGGAGGATCATTCTCGTCGCTCCTCGAGAAGTTTGGGTCTTTCCCCGAGTCT GTTCTGAGAATGTATACAAAACAGCTGTTACCGGGACTGGAATGCCTTCACAAAAATGGTATAATGCATAGAGACATCAAG GGGGCAAATATCATTTTTGATAATAAGGGGTGCATTAAACTTGCGGATTTTGGAGCATCTAAGAAAGTTGTTGAACTG GCTACGATGACCGGTGCCAAATCAATGAAGGGTACCCCATACTGGATGGCTCCTGAG CTTTACAACTATATATTTGTTGATGAATGCATACGTGTCAAGTTCTCGGCTGCTAGTCCTAGCAGGAAGTGGATCAAGTTTTGGGATGTAGATTAG